One window of the Cryptomeria japonica chromosome 7, Sugi_1.0, whole genome shotgun sequence genome contains the following:
- the LOC131059932 gene encoding probable membrane-associated kinase regulator 2, with translation METYSLSKYSSESQEVVSYSPTSIVVDAQGDDDGPFFDIDFTMPLFCDGPLKDNKSPDKDGEEDEFEFNFSISSSNQPNPNQFISPADNLFYKGQLLPLQVLPNADMVRRLEVDDGKGSLQCGNVNGVKTQFPTLLKTATKLKISLFGLKKSAKVGMDLQASCAEYGSGIDCPVQKQNKFFTVKFKVVDVPLVSFFTRENSRTKRDEANNVFQKKTDDSDGDIGQIQDNVRDKKRAKQIVQNYVKKIKPLYVKISQRSNERTKCPDLEKHGVGNSGVSGSERGPSQFSFSGNLKMVYKNFGKGKNSSPNMNRPLPNYNSESTMLELQSAIQGAIAHCKKSNYATDAPNSSDSECSP, from the coding sequence ATGGAAACTTATAGTTTAAGCAAATACAGTTCAGAGAGCCAAGAAGTTGTCTCATACTCACCTACCTCCATTGTAGTTGATGCTCAGGGAGATGATGATGGCCCTTTCTTTGACATTGATTTCACAATGCCTCTCTTCTGTGATGGCCCCTTGAAAGATAACAAAAGCCCAGATAAGGATGGTGAAGAAGATGAATTTGAGTTTAACTTCTCCATTTCTAGTTCCAATCAGCCCAACCCAAATCAATTCATTTCACCTGCAGATAACTTGTTCTATAAAGGCCAGTTGCTTCCTCTCCAAGTTCTTCCAAATGCAGACATGGTCAGAAGGCTTGAGGTTGATGATGGTAAAGGGTCTCTGCAGTGTGGCAATGTTAATGGGGTCAAAACCCAGTTCCCCACATTGCTCAAAACTGCTACTAAGTTGAAGATATCTCTGTTTGGATTGAAAAAATCAGCCAAGGTTGGAATGGATCTGCAAGCATCTTGTGCTGAATATGGAAGTGGTATTGATTGTCCTGTGCAGAAGCAGAACAAGTTTTTCACAGTGAAATTCAAGGTGGTGGATGTTCCCCTGGTTTCTTTTTTCACTAGAGAGAATTCTAGGACCAAGAGAGATGAAGCCAACAATGTTTTCCAGAAAAAAACAGATGACTCTGATGGGGATATTGGACAGATACAAGACAATGTGAGGGATAAGAAAAGAGCAAAGCAGATTGTTCAGAACTATGTAAAGAAGATTAAGCCTCTCTATGTGAAGATTTCTCAGAGGTCTAATGAGAGAACCAAGTGTCCAGATCTGGAGAAACATGGAGTTGGAAACAGTGGGGTTTCAGGCTCAGAGAGAGGTCCAAGCCAGTTTTCATTTTCTGGTAACTTGAAAATGGTTTACAAGAATTTTGGTAAGGGGAAAAACTCATCTCCTAATATGAATCGTCCATTGCCTAACTATAATAGTGAGAGTACAATGTTGGAGCTGCAGAGTGCCATTCAAGGAGCTATAGCCCACTGCAAGAAGTCAAATTATGCTACTG